One genomic segment of Natranaeroarchaeum aerophilus includes these proteins:
- a CDS encoding UPF0175 family protein, which translates to MGTISARVPDELEAELDAYLEDENLDRSTAVRKFLSEGLEEWRREQALDQLSAGKVTFSRAAELAGMSVWDFAQLARERDVTWVDADHVDDDLEAL; encoded by the coding sequence ATGGGAACGATATCTGCACGCGTGCCTGACGAGCTGGAGGCCGAGCTCGACGCGTATCTCGAAGACGAGAATCTGGACCGTAGCACAGCAGTCCGAAAATTTCTCTCCGAGGGGCTCGAAGAGTGGCGACGTGAACAGGCACTGGACCAGCTTTCAGCTGGCAAGGTCACGTTCAGCAGGGCTGCCGAACTGGCGGGAATGTCCGTCTGGGACTTCGCGCAACTCGCCAGAGAGCGCGATGTCACGTGGGTTGATGCGGACCACGTTGACGACGACCTCGAGGCACTGTGA
- a CDS encoding DUF3368 domain-containing protein — protein MWVFDATPLIYLAKAERLALIRHLDDPRVIPEQVYEEVVTDGIEAGYTDGRRIEQQVEAGQFDIEAVDMTESQTQLESNPNLSAADAAVLACADIHDGIAVMDETYGRDVATTEGITTRGTAFLVLKFAQSSAISADEARKVIDTMIDEGWYCAPDVYTKIVRKLDSYSEKE, from the coding sequence ATGTGGGTCTTCGACGCGACACCGCTCATCTATCTCGCAAAGGCCGAACGACTGGCGCTCATCCGGCACCTGGATGACCCGCGCGTAATTCCCGAACAGGTGTACGAGGAGGTCGTTACAGACGGTATCGAGGCGGGGTATACGGATGGTCGACGAATCGAGCAGCAGGTCGAAGCTGGCCAGTTCGACATCGAAGCAGTTGACATGACCGAGTCACAGACGCAACTGGAGTCGAATCCGAACCTCAGTGCGGCTGATGCTGCCGTCCTCGCGTGTGCTGACATTCACGACGGTATTGCAGTGATGGACGAAACCTACGGTCGCGATGTTGCAACGACGGAAGGAATCACGACTCGCGGAACTGCCTTTCTGGTCCTGAAATTTGCACAGTCCAGTGCGATCAGCGCCGATGAAGCTCGAAAGGTCATCGATACAATGATCGATGAGGGCTGGTACTGCGCTCCAGATGTCTACACGAAGATCGTTCGCAAACTCGATTCGTATTCCGAAAAGGAGTGA